From the genome of Amia ocellicauda isolate fAmiCal2 chromosome 14, fAmiCal2.hap1, whole genome shotgun sequence, one region includes:
- the gp1ba gene encoding uncharacterized protein gp1ba has product MRLLPLPQDCGAQDSACLRDRDPDHKPRTSCEGLGLSALPAGLNHSDQVLVLARNQIDTLDWTWYTVFQALFELDLSHNRVSTLRGWGKPGKPGMGDGGGPRGAVLVTLRKLHLKDN; this is encoded by the coding sequence ATGAggctcctccccctccctcagGACTGTGGGGCGCAGGACAGTGCTTGCCTTCGAGACCGGGACCCGGACCACAAGCCGCGCACCAGCTGTGAGGGGCTGGGCCTGAGCGCGCTGCCCGCCGGCCTCAACCACAGCGACCAGGTGCTGGTTCTGGCCCGCAACCAGATCGACACCCTGGACTGGACCTGGTACACGGTCTTCCAGGCTCTGTTTGAGCTGGATCTCTCCCACAACCGGGTCTCGACGCTGCGGGGCTGGGGGAAGCCGGGGAAGCCGGGGAtgggggacgggggtgggccGAGGGGGGCGGTTCTGGTGACGCTGAGGAAGCTGCACCTGAAAGACAACTAG